The following are from one region of the Candidatus Denitrolinea symbiosum genome:
- a CDS encoding sodium-independent anion transporter: protein MPRRSLARLYKDEFSGYSPAKFQQDLLAGLTVAAVALPLALAFGVASGATAAAGLVTAILAGLVMGLLGGAPYQISGPTGAMSAVLIVLVGRYGLEGIWMAGLLSGALLLVIGLLRLGRFIAFIPSAVISGFTSGIALIIFIGQIDNFLGVKTPAADTAAQKLLGYFHGGFTPNLHALTIGLVVILTMLLWPTKWNARFPASLLGLILATLLSSTLGWPAQTIGDIPQTLFLADRLSLSHIPWTNLPDFIAPTLTITALGAVESLLCGAVGSNMTGVRLQANQELVAQGIGNMIIPFFGGVPATAAIARSSVGIKSGGQTRLVSVVHAVGLLLSMFLLAPFMAKIPLAALAGVLMVTAARMNEWPAIKFIFGKRFKTDMIAFTITMLATIVLDLTQAILIGSFLAGAVFLNKIASIDIDVQEVNREKLRQRGIETAGKCRHVRVAFLTGPLFFAATGQFNEAFQNLGDTHALILSMRGVPLIDPAGLEAIHRLDERLEKQGGVLMFAGVHNNTYNMMKRGGLVEHIGEENFFWSSDQAIVEAEKRGCRFC, encoded by the coding sequence ATGCCAAGAAGAAGTCTCGCTCGCCTCTACAAAGACGAGTTCTCTGGCTATTCGCCTGCCAAATTTCAACAGGACCTGCTCGCGGGTCTCACCGTGGCCGCGGTAGCGCTTCCGCTCGCGCTCGCGTTCGGCGTCGCCTCGGGAGCCACCGCCGCGGCGGGCCTCGTCACCGCCATCCTCGCGGGCCTCGTCATGGGATTGCTCGGCGGCGCGCCCTATCAGATCAGCGGGCCCACAGGCGCCATGTCCGCGGTGCTGATCGTGCTGGTCGGCCGCTACGGCCTCGAAGGCATCTGGATGGCAGGCCTGCTTTCAGGCGCGCTCCTGCTCGTCATCGGCCTGCTGCGCCTCGGACGCTTCATCGCCTTCATCCCCTCGGCCGTCATCAGCGGCTTCACCTCGGGCATCGCCCTCATCATCTTCATCGGGCAAATTGACAACTTCCTCGGCGTCAAGACTCCCGCTGCCGACACCGCCGCGCAAAAACTGCTCGGATATTTCCACGGCGGATTCACCCCCAACCTCCACGCGCTGACCATCGGACTCGTCGTCATCCTGACCATGCTGCTCTGGCCGACGAAATGGAACGCGCGCTTCCCCGCTTCGCTCCTCGGACTCATCCTCGCCACGCTTCTTTCCTCGACGTTAGGCTGGCCGGCCCAAACGATCGGCGACATCCCCCAGACTCTTTTCCTCGCCGACCGCCTCAGCCTCTCTCACATCCCGTGGACGAACCTCCCCGACTTCATCGCGCCCACGCTGACGATCACCGCGCTCGGCGCGGTCGAAAGTCTCCTGTGCGGCGCGGTCGGCTCGAACATGACCGGCGTCCGCCTGCAAGCCAACCAGGAATTGGTCGCGCAGGGCATCGGCAACATGATCATCCCGTTCTTCGGCGGCGTCCCCGCCACGGCAGCCATCGCGCGTTCCAGCGTGGGAATCAAATCGGGCGGGCAGACGCGTCTCGTCAGCGTCGTCCACGCGGTGGGACTGCTGCTCTCGATGTTCCTGCTCGCGCCGTTCATGGCGAAGATCCCGCTCGCCGCGCTGGCCGGCGTCCTGATGGTGACCGCCGCCCGCATGAACGAGTGGCCTGCGATCAAATTCATCTTCGGCAAACGCTTCAAAACCGACATGATCGCCTTCACGATCACCATGCTCGCCACCATCGTCCTCGACCTGACGCAAGCCATCCTCATCGGATCGTTTCTCGCCGGCGCGGTCTTCCTCAACAAGATCGCCAGCATTGACATTGACGTGCAGGAAGTGAACCGCGAAAAACTCCGTCAGCGCGGCATCGAGACGGCGGGAAAATGCCGGCACGTGCGCGTCGCCTTCCTCACCGGTCCGCTCTTCTTCGCCGCGACGGGACAGTTCAACGAGGCCTTCCAGAATCTCGGCGACACCCACGCCTTGATCCTCTCCATGCGCGGCGTCCCGTTGATTGACCCCGCGGGGCTGGAGGCCATCCATCGTCTCGACGAACGGCTGGAAAAGCAGGGCGGCGTCCTCATGTTCGCGGGAGTCCACAACAACACCTATAACATGATGAAGCGCGGCGGGCTGGTGGAACACATCGGGGAGGAAAATTTCTTTTGGTCCAGCGACCAGGCCATCGTCGAGGCCGAGAAGCGGGGTTGTCGATTCTGCTGA
- a CDS encoding saframycin Mx1 synthetase B: protein MDFENTNDSVTRRIQAFTDRVSTLKSNDLYFYNQPVEEILPGMKVRVYGREMGMYASYSYLGLINHPRINAAAKAAVDKFGTGTNGVRTLAGTLTIHNELEETIANFKHAEAAVTYSSGYATNLTVVSTLMGRGDYVFSDKLNHASIVDGCLMSGAEFRRFRHNDMAHLETLLKNAPADAAKLVIADSVFSMDGDIIDLPKLVEVCKKHNAWLMIDEAHSLGVLGKTGTGIEEHFDMFGSIDIKMGTLSKTIPSVGGYVAAKKEIIQYFRHASRAYIFSAALPPAQAAAANEAFKVILDEPWRIERLNQNTKQFIGGLKSLGFDTMLTETAIVPVLCGEDEKAFALTRECQHNDVFVLPVVSPAVPEGLARLRATVTAAHDPSEIERAMDVIGEAGKKLGIIR, encoded by the coding sequence ATGGATTTCGAGAATACCAACGACTCTGTCACCCGACGCATCCAGGCTTTTACCGACCGCGTCTCAACGCTCAAATCAAACGACCTTTATTTTTATAACCAGCCTGTGGAGGAGATCCTCCCCGGGATGAAGGTGCGCGTCTACGGGCGCGAGATGGGCATGTACGCCTCGTACTCCTACCTCGGGCTGATCAACCACCCGCGCATCAACGCCGCCGCCAAAGCCGCCGTGGACAAATTCGGGACGGGGACGAACGGCGTCCGCACGCTGGCTGGTACGCTGACCATTCACAACGAACTCGAAGAGACGATCGCCAACTTCAAACACGCCGAGGCCGCCGTCACCTACTCTTCGGGCTACGCCACCAACCTGACCGTCGTCTCGACTCTCATGGGCCGCGGCGATTACGTCTTCTCGGACAAGTTGAACCACGCCTCCATCGTGGACGGCTGTCTCATGTCGGGGGCGGAGTTCCGCCGCTTCCGTCACAACGACATGGCGCATCTCGAAACCCTGCTCAAGAACGCGCCCGCGGACGCCGCCAAACTCGTCATCGCCGATTCGGTCTTCAGCATGGACGGCGACATCATTGACCTGCCCAAACTGGTCGAAGTCTGCAAAAAGCACAACGCCTGGCTGATGATTGACGAGGCGCATTCTTTGGGCGTGCTCGGCAAGACCGGTACGGGCATCGAAGAACACTTCGATATGTTCGGCTCGATTGACATCAAAATGGGCACGCTCAGCAAGACCATCCCCTCCGTGGGCGGATACGTCGCCGCGAAGAAAGAGATCATCCAATATTTTCGTCACGCCAGCCGCGCCTACATTTTCTCCGCCGCGCTGCCGCCCGCGCAAGCCGCGGCCGCGAACGAGGCTTTCAAAGTGATCCTGGACGAGCCCTGGCGCATCGAACGTCTCAACCAGAACACCAAACAGTTCATCGGCGGGTTGAAGAGTCTTGGCTTCGACACCATGCTGACCGAGACCGCCATCGTCCCCGTGCTGTGCGGCGAGGACGAGAAGGCCTTTGCCCTGACGCGCGAGTGCCAGCACAACGACGTCTTCGTCCTGCCGGTCGTCTCGCCCGCCGTCCCTGAGGGGCTCGCGAGACTGCGCGCCACCGTCACCGCCGCGCACGATCCGAGCGAGATCGAACGCGCCATGGATGTTATCGGCGAGGCGGGGAAGAAGTTGGGGATTATTAGGTAG
- a CDS encoding DNA ligase (NAD(+)) LigA has translation MDTKTRYEELVRELSYHFHRYHVLDDPVISDAEYDKLYNELKRIETAHPDWITPDSPSQRAGPKAADRFDKVRHPAPILSLANAFGADEARAWYERVRKLDDRVEKASFVVEPKIDGLSVILHYRDGLFAQGATRGDGEVGEDITANLRTVRAIPLRIPVISDQFSVISNQYSVPKNLVVRGEAFIPIEDFEELNKKLEEAGEKTYLNPRNTAAGSLRQLDPALTASRPITLLVYQIVHAEGGTVPTSQWEILQYLKALGFPVTDVAKRFDGIESTIAYTATWDKRRDELPYEADGMVIKIDDLTLAAELGFVGKDPRGAIAFKFPAREVTTILEDIGVAVGRTGVLTPYAILKAVEIGGVIVERATLHNFDYIAEKDIRIGDRVLVKRAGEVIPYIIGPVVEARTGSEKVYQPPGVCPTCGQPVEHFEGEVAWYCVNAACPAQLARNVEHFVSRGAMDIVGMGTKIVEKLIEADKIRDAADIFTLTRADILEAVTKKDRKTGKEPPGKIADNLLTSIAESSKQPLNRVITALGIRGVGEVSAADLARQFENLDALSAASADDLQRVEGIGPNIAEGIVDWFGREANQTVLKKLKKAGVWPSGQLSVSSDRSSGKLAGLTFVITGTLPAWSREEAKAFIESHGGKVTDSVSKKTSYLVLGENPGSKFEKAKGLGVKIIGEEELRTMAA, from the coding sequence ATGGACACCAAAACCCGATATGAAGAACTCGTCCGCGAACTGAGTTACCACTTCCACCGTTATCACGTTTTGGATGATCCTGTCATCAGCGACGCGGAATACGACAAACTCTACAACGAACTCAAGCGGATCGAGACCGCGCATCCCGACTGGATCACTCCCGACTCGCCCTCGCAGCGCGCGGGGCCCAAAGCGGCCGACCGTTTCGACAAGGTTCGCCACCCCGCGCCGATCCTCTCGCTCGCCAACGCCTTCGGCGCGGACGAGGCGCGCGCCTGGTACGAGCGCGTCCGCAAACTGGACGACCGCGTGGAAAAGGCCAGCTTCGTCGTTGAGCCAAAGATAGACGGGCTGTCGGTCATCCTGCATTACCGCGACGGACTCTTCGCGCAGGGCGCGACGCGCGGCGACGGGGAAGTGGGCGAGGACATCACCGCGAATTTGCGGACGGTGCGCGCGATTCCCCTTCGAATACCAGTAATCAGCGATCAGTTTTCAGTCATCAGTAATCAGTATTCAGTTCCGAAGAATTTGGTTGTGCGGGGCGAGGCGTTCATTCCGATTGAAGATTTTGAAGAACTCAACAAGAAACTGGAAGAGGCGGGCGAGAAGACATATTTGAATCCGCGCAACACCGCGGCGGGATCGCTGCGCCAGCTCGATCCCGCGTTGACGGCTTCGCGCCCGATCACCCTGCTGGTCTATCAGATCGTCCACGCGGAGGGCGGGACGGTCCCGACCAGCCAATGGGAAATTTTGCAATATCTCAAAGCGTTGGGATTCCCCGTTACGGATGTTGCCAAACGCTTCGACGGCATCGAGTCCACCATCGCCTACACCGCGACCTGGGACAAGCGCCGCGACGAACTTCCCTACGAGGCGGATGGGATGGTCATCAAGATTGACGATCTCACGCTCGCGGCGGAACTTGGCTTCGTGGGCAAGGACCCGCGCGGCGCGATCGCCTTTAAATTCCCGGCGCGCGAGGTGACGACCATCCTCGAAGACATCGGCGTCGCCGTCGGGCGGACGGGCGTGTTGACTCCCTACGCCATCCTGAAAGCCGTGGAGATCGGCGGCGTGATCGTGGAACGCGCCACCCTGCACAACTTCGACTACATCGCCGAGAAGGACATCCGCATCGGCGACCGCGTCCTCGTCAAGCGCGCGGGCGAGGTGATTCCCTACATCATCGGTCCCGTCGTGGAGGCGCGCACCGGCTCGGAGAAAGTCTACCAGCCGCCGGGCGTTTGTCCCACGTGCGGACAGCCCGTGGAACACTTCGAGGGCGAGGTGGCCTGGTACTGCGTCAACGCGGCGTGCCCCGCGCAGTTGGCGCGCAACGTGGAGCATTTCGTCTCGCGCGGCGCGATGGACATCGTCGGCATGGGGACGAAGATCGTCGAGAAGTTGATCGAGGCGGACAAGATTCGGGACGCGGCGGATATTTTCACGCTCACACGCGCCGACATCCTTGAGGCGGTCACCAAGAAGGATCGCAAGACCGGGAAGGAACCGCCTGGCAAGATCGCGGACAACCTGCTGACGTCCATCGCGGAATCGTCGAAGCAGCCGTTGAACCGCGTGATCACCGCGCTCGGAATCCGCGGCGTGGGCGAGGTCAGCGCGGCGGACCTGGCGCGGCAGTTCGAGAATCTGGACGCGCTCTCCGCCGCTAGCGCGGACGACCTCCAGCGGGTCGAGGGAATCGGTCCCAACATCGCCGAGGGAATCGTGGATTGGTTCGGGCGCGAGGCGAATCAGACGGTGTTGAAGAAATTGAAGAAGGCGGGAGTCTGGCCGAGCGGACAGTTATCAGTGAGCAGCGATCGGTCATCAGGGAAGTTGGCGGGACTGACCTTCGTCATCACGGGGACGCTCCCCGCCTGGTCACGCGAGGAGGCGAAAGCCTTCATCGAATCTCACGGCGGCAAAGTCACGGACAGCGTCAGCAAGAAGACGAGTTATCTCGTGCTGGGAGAGAATCCCGGCTCGAAGTTCGAGAAGGCGAAGGGACTGGGCGTGAAGATTATCGGAGAGGAAGAGTTGAGGACGATGGCCGCGTAA
- a CDS encoding GNAT family N-acetyltransferase, producing the protein MSYFEVRRDEFLISADPARLDFDVICDFLNRAYWAQGRPRAAVERAFAHSLPFGLYDGSRQIGMARVLSDQAVFAYLMDVFIHEDYRGRGLGKWLVETVLSHPDVKNARRWMLATDDAHGLYARHGFTLLHEPTHWMERLRPYPEEGQR; encoded by the coding sequence ATGTCGTATTTTGAAGTCCGCCGCGACGAATTCCTCATCAGCGCCGACCCGGCCCGCCTCGACTTCGACGTGATTTGCGATTTCCTGAACCGCGCCTACTGGGCGCAGGGACGGCCGCGCGCCGCCGTCGAACGCGCCTTCGCCCACTCGCTTCCCTTCGGACTGTACGACGGCTCCCGCCAGATCGGCATGGCGCGCGTCCTCAGCGACCAGGCCGTCTTCGCCTACCTGATGGACGTGTTCATCCACGAGGATTACCGCGGCCGCGGACTGGGGAAATGGCTGGTCGAAACCGTCCTCTCGCACCCCGACGTGAAAAACGCGCGCCGCTGGATGCTCGCCACTGACGACGCGCACGGGCTATATGCCCGTCACGGCTTCACCCTGCTCCATGAGCCAACGCACTGGATGGAGCGCCTGAGACCGTACCCCGAAGAGGGACAGCGTTGA
- a CDS encoding peptidase S8 family yields MTEISEPVAVPTEPVPAKPRFGITAVLLAAFSLSFFCGTLIFQSVAWYLVQTFSMMMSLGRAALIDAGALAAQTVIVALVCAALWYATRDERYRPVFASWLAAALVGFPAALLRLFGPNNDQLGALSQTLLCLVGAGLVWRFNKMGWNGRAAPAALMIAALGIFPLAKAGALGSPADFGLALLSGLSLGLFASLLYRPTTGHLLLDAFGILGVLSLLASALGYDGGQLILLLALPPFALALAALMPSLAGGTLLTGLAAAAAFAFIDPTELSIILGDFTGIGLGAASGALAAGAALGAAAWIVRAAFKNASESGWRKPASVVGAALLWLGLAALYFGAGHPGFYGDRIFVIFKDQADISAAADIEDRDERLTFAYRQLTAHADESQAQVRSALDRFGVNYTPYYLVNAIEVQGGALVRLYMMTRPEVDRVIPSPRLRPIPPDSPRRGSDSSVSGEPQWNVKMIGADKVWEEFGARGAGIVVGQSDSGADGSHPAIRDQYRGHAGGGDDYNWFDPWDATASPNDEGGHGTHTLGTILGRGGVGIAPDAQWIGCVNLDRNLGNPALYLDCMQFMLAPFPQGGDPFTDGDPTKAAHVLNNSWGCPELEGCDPTALQAAVDHLRAAGIFVVVSAGNDGPNCNTVKDPLALYDSVFSVGAVDERGDMAFFSSRGPVTADGSGRMKPDIVAPGMAILSSTPQGTYGLMSGTSMAGPHAVGAVALLWSVAPDLIGDIDRTEQILIQSAQSYRGDTAYGCFEGGVPNAAYGYGILNVYEAVKLALGK; encoded by the coding sequence ATGACAGAAATATCCGAGCCCGTCGCCGTTCCAACTGAACCTGTCCCGGCGAAACCGCGCTTCGGCATCACCGCGGTTTTGCTCGCGGCGTTTTCGCTGTCGTTTTTTTGCGGGACGCTGATCTTTCAATCCGTCGCATGGTATCTCGTGCAGACCTTCTCCATGATGATGAGCCTCGGCCGCGCGGCGCTTATCGACGCGGGCGCGTTGGCCGCGCAGACCGTGATCGTCGCGCTCGTCTGCGCGGCGCTGTGGTACGCCACGCGGGATGAACGTTACCGCCCGGTCTTCGCGAGTTGGTTGGCTGCCGCGCTGGTCGGATTCCCCGCCGCGCTGCTGCGGCTGTTCGGCCCGAACAACGACCAGCTGGGCGCGCTGTCGCAGACTCTCCTCTGTCTCGTCGGCGCGGGACTCGTCTGGCGTTTCAACAAGATGGGATGGAACGGACGCGCCGCGCCCGCCGCGTTGATGATCGCCGCGTTGGGCATCTTCCCGCTGGCAAAGGCGGGCGCGCTCGGTTCGCCCGCGGACTTTGGGCTGGCTCTCCTCTCCGGGCTTTCTCTCGGCCTGTTCGCGTCCCTCCTCTACCGCCCGACGACGGGACACCTCCTCCTCGACGCGTTCGGGATTCTCGGCGTGTTGTCGCTGCTGGCTTCGGCGCTCGGTTACGACGGCGGACAGTTGATCCTGCTTCTGGCGCTGCCGCCTTTTGCGCTGGCGCTCGCGGCGCTGATGCCCTCCCTCGCGGGCGGGACGCTGCTCACCGGGCTGGCAGCCGCGGCCGCCTTCGCGTTCATTGACCCGACCGAGTTAAGTATCATTCTCGGCGACTTCACGGGAATTGGCCTCGGCGCCGCGTCTGGAGCGCTGGCCGCTGGCGCGGCGCTCGGCGCGGCCGCGTGGATCGTCCGCGCGGCGTTCAAGAACGCGTCCGAGTCGGGCTGGCGCAAACCCGCGTCGGTCGTCGGCGCGGCGCTGTTGTGGCTGGGACTCGCCGCGCTGTATTTCGGCGCGGGCCATCCGGGTTTCTACGGCGACCGAATCTTCGTCATCTTCAAAGACCAGGCGGATATTTCCGCGGCGGCGGACATCGAAGACCGGGACGAGCGGCTCACGTTCGCCTACCGGCAGTTGACCGCGCACGCGGACGAGTCGCAGGCGCAGGTCCGTTCCGCGCTCGACCGTTTCGGCGTGAACTACACGCCCTATTATCTCGTCAACGCCATCGAGGTTCAGGGCGGGGCGCTCGTCCGCCTGTATATGATGACGCGTCCCGAGGTGGACCGCGTCATCCCCAGCCCGCGCCTGCGTCCCATCCCGCCCGATTCGCCCCGGCGCGGCAGCGACTCGTCGGTCAGCGGCGAGCCGCAATGGAACGTCAAAATGATCGGCGCGGACAAGGTCTGGGAGGAGTTCGGCGCGCGCGGCGCGGGGATCGTCGTCGGGCAGTCGGACAGCGGCGCGGACGGGAGTCACCCCGCGATCCGCGACCAGTATCGAGGTCACGCGGGCGGCGGGGACGATTACAACTGGTTCGACCCGTGGGACGCGACCGCCAGTCCCAACGACGAGGGCGGTCACGGCACGCATACGCTGGGGACGATCCTCGGCCGGGGCGGCGTCGGAATCGCGCCCGACGCGCAGTGGATCGGGTGCGTCAACCTCGACCGCAATCTCGGCAACCCGGCGTTGTACCTGGACTGCATGCAGTTCATGCTGGCGCCGTTTCCGCAGGGCGGCGATCCGTTCACGGACGGCGACCCGACGAAAGCCGCGCACGTGCTGAACAACTCATGGGGCTGTCCCGAACTGGAAGGCTGCGACCCGACCGCGTTGCAGGCCGCGGTGGATCATCTGCGCGCGGCGGGTATTTTTGTGGTTGTCTCCGCAGGGAATGACGGCCCGAACTGCAATACGGTGAAAGATCCGCTGGCCCTCTACGACTCGGTCTTCTCTGTCGGCGCGGTGGACGAGCGCGGCGATATGGCGTTCTTCTCCAGCCGCGGCCCGGTGACGGCGGACGGTTCGGGACGCATGAAGCCCGACATCGTCGCGCCGGGGATGGCGATTTTGTCGTCCACGCCGCAAGGCACGTATGGTTTGATGAGCGGCACTTCGATGGCCGGTCCGCACGCGGTGGGCGCGGTGGCGCTGCTGTGGTCGGTTGCCCCGGACTTAATCGGCGATATTGACCGCACGGAGCAGATTCTGATCCAATCGGCGCAGTCGTATCGCGGGGATACGGCTTACGGCTGTTTCGAGGGCGGCGTCCCCAACGCCGCGTACGGCTATGGGATTTTGAACGTGTACGAGGCGGTGAAACTGGCGTTGGGAAAATGA